Part of the Lotus japonicus ecotype B-129 chromosome 6, LjGifu_v1.2 genome, tgatgcttaacccttaAATTTAAGAATCCTAATACAATAAGTCAGAGTAACAAATGAAACACACATATATAGGCATGTTTTCCCCCTCCAAATATGCATGTTTTTATTGAGTAAGGTTTTGTACGAATGTTAGATATGTTTGGACCAATTGGACCAGCCAAGGGGATATGAATTGCTGAAAAACGATCACAACTTGTACTACTTCCTCTCTGCAAAACTTGCACGGCAAGAATAGCTCCAAAAAATTCAATACAACCATACAATATAAATATCATCATCATGCCAACTATTCCTCTCATTTTACCGATATGCCCCTTTGTTTGTTCATGTTCACATGAGGTAAACAGTACAATAGTTAAAGTCTAAACTTCACCACAAAAAAGTAAGATTCAGATCTAGCCGCTCTTATATTAacggctaaaaagcattttttgcccctgatgttttaagtttgtgtaaattctacccctactctatttttgtcgacgtttctacccctcatattttcaaacagtgcactgtcTACCTCTCCGccagtcaggctttctcaggagaggttcctgagtggattggagagatgaagaagagtatatgaagttaatgatgatcaaggaaatgatataaattaaatttgcttgatgtatatatgaattatgtatgtaactaaactggttaaatgcatgttttgctacttaaaGGAATAAAGCttgaatctctcatgcccctttttccaattttacttgtaatttccacgtggcaggtcaaaaaactactaaaataaaaagtcaaatcagctcattcagttagttttttaacgtttgACTGATGGAGGAGTAGACGGTGcgctgtttgaaaacatgaggggtagaaacatcgacaaaaatagagtaaggacagaatttgcacaaacttaaaacatcagggccaaaagtgttttttaaCCTATATTAAATGAAGTGGTATCCTTTAATTACAGTCAAATTTTCCCTTCTATagtatgaaaatttaaaatcctaaatataattcatatatgaaCTTGGGCCTTATATAAAGACGACTCAAGTACTTAGCTAAATAATGATATATTGCTCGCCAATAGGGTCGAGCCACACACCCAAAGGGAAGGCTCCTAAGCTACTTGGAATGACGGCTTGCCATCTGACGCCTCGCCACGTAGAAGGATAACTCGCCGTATAGAAAGTCTCTGGACAGACCAAACATCACTAGCCTCTTTGTTTAGACCATTCAAGAGGGCTCTTAAATGAAGATCACCCGGACACTTAGACACCAACTGGGGGAGCATTCAGCTGGGCAGCCTTTGGTCAGTCCAGTTCAATATGTGCATGTTTCAATACATGATAAATTTTCATGTTCGAATAAGaagatttatatatatattgtttagCAATTGTGACACTATGGACGCATGCCTCTCATTGCAATCTTTGTTCAGGTTGTAGTGCTCTGCTATTGCTGAGAAAGTGACCATCATGTAATTAAAGGAACTTAGCTTAGACCAGATGAGCCAATGAGTTTTCATGTGCTCTCTGCAATTcattcttttaattaatttatcatGATGCTGGAACGAAAGCTATACATCGTTCTGCCATTTGCTTATTGCTTTAGTGGAAAGGAAAAAGATGGTTAAGCATGTGACGACtgtttcattttaaatatgGATCTGGAGAAAATGTGGTATTTAAACTGAGATCAAGTTCTATACAATTTCTCACTGTGAAGTTgaatatattaattttgactTAACTTATTCATAATGTGTTTTGATTCACAATTAAATCTTACTTACGGAATCAATTTTCTCTCCTCATAAAACCTATTCCTCTCACGGTAAAAATCTACAAGTTTCTAAATACGcatttataatatatatgttCGCATCAACTTTTCTTTAATATTACAAGATTTTCAAAAATGCACTGAATATAACTGCATAAACTATACCTCTCTTCCCTGAAAAAACAAAAGGAGTTAAGAATAAATTGGCCATGAATCTGTTATAGATATAAGAGGGCAAAAGTGAAAATGATTGCAAGTTTGGAATCACCTTTAAACCTCAAAATCACATTAATTTATAATGGAGCTTATTAATCGGATATGGAGTGTATGTCCAACGCACATTCAAACATTCTATACACCATTTGTGAATTGTAGGGtttaagagaaaagagaaaatatgatgaGTAGAGAAAAAGATGTAAGAAAATAATAGATTGTATAGGTGGTTTTGCATgatagaaagagaagaaaatgagagagtTTTTGTCATGTTCAAAAGCAAATTTGTCCAATTaaatatcaaataaaaatttCCTAATGGAAAAAATCGACAAAAAAGCAAGTGTTTCGCTCATTTCTCATCAATTTGGAGAGAATGCAAAAAGGTTATGAGACCCACCTGctcacctctctctctctcctacaACCGAACAAGGTTGTTTCCTCCCTCTCTTCTCTAATGCTTTGTTTGTTAGGAGAGAGTTGGAGAAGAGAGAAGGAGACAAGAGAGAGTTAGGGGAGAGGGGTGAAGTCACCCTCGTTTGGTTTGAGATAAGTGAGGGAAGAGGGAACAAAATGAgtgaaggaagagagagatatgtTGTAACTCTTCTTTCTCTATTTTTAGCGTTATGTATCAATTAAAGTATTAGTGTATGCATGATTAGTTCTTTATTGCTGAACTCGGAATCAATTTTCATatactaaaatcaattttagatgATAGTGTAAATATTGGAATCATTTTGTAGGATTGAATTTCCCTAAATCAATTTCTCTACAAATTAGAGTATTTTAAGTATTAAATAATGTTAATCCAAACACAAATTAAAGTTGCACATTTAAAATTCACCTTAGACCTCTAAATCAAGTCCATCCATAAGCTATATGATAAAGTTTTCCACAAACGTGTGTTATAGTGTGTCCAATACACAGCCAAACATGCCTTAAACCATTTAGAACAAGAGCATCATCTATATCCATATATAGATTtccataaataaaaatataataaatttaagTGATGAGAGAATGTAAGAGAGTGGCACAAAAATTAATTCCCTGAGTGCAATCCCATCAATAAGTGCAAACTTAGTAAGAAAAGTGGAAAAGTTAAAAAAGTtacaaaaaagtaaaaaattacaGCAGGGAACCCAACAAGGGACTGAGGCAGTCAGGCCTGCACCTGCATCTCTCATTTTCTACGTTTCCCAAATGGAAAAAGGTCAAAGTGTAAGTGGGGAGGTTCTGACTCTTCTGAGGTAAATAAAGCAGCACAAAAAAGTAAAAGAGTTTATATATCACAGTAAAAGCTTTAACCGTACAATCTTCTCAGAAATAGCCTTTGCCTTCAAATAGTTTCATTATTTCACATACAAATAATAACTATTTcctcttttgtttttttcttcctctCACTCCCCCTTTAGTTTATAGATTTCTGTAGATATGTCAGAGACAAGAGCTGCCAGAGGGACAGGTTAGCTGCAGAAGCAGTAACAACagcagaaagagagagagaaagtgcaTCAACAAGCATGCAGCTAGCTATGTAATCAGAACCATTAGTTTTATTCATGTACTGCAGATTCTGTAACCCAATGGTTCCTGAATTAAATATACCTACTCTACCTCCTCCTCCCAACTTCTTTTGTATTAATATACTCTAATACAATAACCCCACTCACTCTCTGCTCATTCATAATCTCTGTGTCTTCTGTTTCACTGCATCTGAAATAGCTAGCTTCTGTTCTGTTTTCACTTGCTGCTTGATAATGAATGGAAGGAACAGGTTCCCTTTTACTCCGTCACAGTGGCAAGAGCTTGAACATCAAGCTCTTATCTACAAGTACATGGCTTCTGGTAACTCCATCCCACCTGATCTTCTCTTCACtattagaagaagctacttggaTTCTCCTTTGCCTTCAAGGCTTATGCCTAACCAATCACAACACTGTAAGTCctttttctctccctctcttacTCAGTTACTctggaaaaatgttttgtttacacTTAGAAATTTACCTCCACCTTTTGAAGTAAGGAATAGAAGAGGgaaatgagagatatgatagatgataagataagaatataaaagagaaaagtttGAATGAATCAAAACCTTACTATGTGTCACTGTGTGGAATTTGGATTCTCTATAGTTAAATAATTCCTAAATTCATGTAGTCATAGTCATAGAATCCAATCCATTCCATTAAGATTGAAAGGTTCAAACCTTAAAGTTAATATGTGACGACCGATTTTGATGAAATATATAAGCCGACCTATCTCAACCGACCTATCTTGATTAAACAGTGCAGATTTCTTAACTTTGTGAATGTAGAATTGCCCTGACTGCTATGCAAGTTCTCTTTGACTAAAAGAATTTGGGTGTGACTGTTTGCAGTTGGATGGAACTACCTGCAAATGGGGTTAGGAAGAAAAATAGACCCAGAGCCAGGTAGGTGCAGAAGAACAGATGGAAAGAAATGGAGATGCTCAAAAGATGCATACCCAGATTCCAAGTACTGTGAGAGGCACATGCACAGAGGAAAAAACCGTTCAAGAAAGCCTGTGGAAgttttgaaaacatcaacaacaacaaatgcaACACCAGTAGCATTCTCATCAATCACAAGAAATAGCCCAGCACTAACCCCAACTAATAATTCTCTTTcaccactttcatcttcttgtGTGTCCTCTGAGACAAACCATCACCAATCTCAACATTCTGGCTTCTATGGTTCTCATCTTCAGCACTCGTTTCTCTATGATCACCCTTCATCAAGGCCTTCTGGTATTGGTTTCTCATTTGAAGACAACAATAGCAGTGCTTCTTTGTTTCAGGACACTGGCTCTTATTCTCAGACTAATGACAACTGCAGGTTTTTCTGAAAACCAAGCTTGTTCATAGTgttttgaaatttgaagtactttatgtgatttttttaataaaccaCCGGGTATCCGATCACCCTTCGGATGACGTGTGACTATTTCGGATTTGAAATTTAGTTATAGTTAAGACTTTTCATCCTTTCTCAGGCGTATTGTGCGGGGATCACACACTCTGCCTGAGTTGTCAATTGAGTAACCACTAGTGTGTTAGTTTCTGTGATTGATTCTCtgtagttttttgttttgtttaggtATGTTTATGGACAGAAAGAGGAGGTGGATGAACATGCTTTCTTCACTGAGCCTTCTGGTGTTATGAAAAGCTTCTCTGCTTCCTCTATGGATGATCCTTGGCAACTCACACCACTTACTATGAGctcctcatcatcttcttcaacatcAAAACAGAGGAGTTGCTCTGGTTTGTCTAGTGATTACTCTTACTTGCAACTTCAGAGCCTCAGTGAGCACtcaaaacagcaacagcaagATCAGGGTTGCTACCTGTTAGGAGGTGAAATCATGAAAATGGGAAAAGAAGAGCCTCAGAGAACAGTTCACCGCTTCTTTGATGAGTTGCCCCACAAAAGCAGAGAAGGGTCATGGCTTGATTTGGATGATAAATCTTCCACTACCCAGCTATCAATTTCCATTCCAACCTTCAACTCCAGAACTCACCATGGTAATTGCAATGAACACCTAAAGAAACCACCACCTATTCATGTCAATTTCTTTGattgttctgtttttttcttgAGCATCATGCCTTGTCATTTTTCTATAACATTCATATTGTTTTGCAGATGGGACTTGAGCTTAGATTTCAATCATGTGGGTGTACCTGAGTCAAATGTCAACTATATGTCTACAAGGTCAAAGTGGGGTTCAGATGCTGATGACAATGTTTAGTGTGTTGTACTTGTATGCTAATGTTTTCTTTGTTAAGTTCTACCTTCCAAACATGGTATCAAATCTGTATAATGTTTGGCCTAACAATGCTGGCACatcgttttttctttttcttctgttttatttatgtttgTATAACTTTTCTGCTTAATAGCATGATGTTAGCAACTGTAATATTGGGTGCATAATTGCCCCAGGATTTGCTAGTTTGTCACTTCTTAGCATCCAAATTAAGTGCATTGGCTAGGACCCTCTTTGTAAAGTTAAACCAAAGGGAAACTAGTTGATTTGCTTAATAAGGAGAAACACCCTTGCCCTTATGGAAACAATGATTgcacaaattttatttttcaccaATATTTTTTCGTTACATGAATTCATATTATCTGAATCGACTACTATAAATGATCACCGCAATATGTTGCATCACCGGCATATCCCTTCGATTATTTAATAATGTCAGTAGTAGCAATGTGGCTCACTCCCCTATATGGGCACCATCAAAATGATTGATACGTGGCAATTGTAGAAGAAAAATGTTTCCGTATGGGAAATATTGGTACACATGTCACTTTTCTAGGGTGACATAGGtgcaatatttttaataatctcCCCCCATTCAATGAAAATATGTACATGAGAATGAGATAGAGAAGATAATCTTAACTATATAGTGTGCGTGAAATAATCTTGACTATTCGTCTGGTTGCATGGTTATCATCATTCATCAAAGTTTCCTGAAGGAGCTTGTATGATTGTATAATATGCTAATGCTAATGCTAATTATAGACACGCTTGAGCATGTAGCTTTGCCCCTTCTTTGTTTCCTTTGCTACCTTGTGCTTTTGAACAGAGTTTATATTGATTTGAAGATTatatactcttttttttagTTACAAGAGGAAGACAGATTATATACTCTAATCTTACGTTAGTGGGTCGAGCAGGTTATATAAAAATGAGAAGACTTTATAATAATTCCCTCATTCATTTCTTTGGCTCAATGTGTGCAACGTGCAAATCTGATCAGCAAACTTattaaaatgagagaaaagtGAAAACGATACACACGCACTCTGACGAGCATGTGTTTTCTTTCATAAAAGATGCCTTGGCAGGTTTTAGTAAGTGCTTATATTAgtttccttttttaaaataattacttTGTTTTTTTAGAGAACTTTCATTGGAATTTGTCACTTCTCATTATTTAAGTCCCAAACGATATACTCGGAAGAATTTAGCACAACAGCAACAGATAAATAgctaaaaaaactaaaacacaTATACATATAAGAGAATTGTAAAGAGAAACTAACTAGCATGTTAGTAAATTGAAGCCTGAAGGGGCTCTACGAGTTGTTTTACATTTTACATTAAAATCAagtctttctttccttttttttccgtaaataattatattaaaaaaaatcagctTTTCTAAACAAAGCCTTCTCAAGTGTATATATACATCACAAAACCAAGGTGGGGATAATGTTAATCCTGGAAGAAATAATCTGATTGAAATACATTTCTAACCTGTGAGGTACAAAATTCAATATTGTTTCTCCTAATCACTGGCATCATCTCCATTTGTCTTATCCTCATCCCGGATTTCTCCATCACTCAACTGCATATCAACAGAATTTTCTCTTACAGGACTTGATTGCCGCTGTagtggttcatcatcatcagattctgaTAAGGCTTGCCTCCGCCGGGCTATGTTTGAGGAAGGTGCAGCCTTGAACAAGAAGAATAAGTAGGGAATTATTTCATCCAGACAAACGATGACCAATAAAATTGCAGTTTCAATGATTGCTGAATAAATAACAAATTGAAATATCGAAAGTAACcaatatgaaaaagaaataaaaacttgTGAAAGAAAGATGAATAGTGATCAATCTTTTCTCAGCTTAAAAACAGCAACAAAATGTCAAGTCAAGTAGTCAACATAATGGCAAGTCAGCAGTATCCTGTGTGACACCTTGCTTATATGATTCCTGCTTCTTTTTTTACTTATGTCCTGATCTCAGAATAAATTGGTTTGACTATCTACCAACTCACATGTAATACATACATAGACACTACTACAGGCAACAAATAAATGTCATCAGAATTTGGAAATTGGAATAAGCCAAACTCTACTCCGATAACTAGTTCTTAAGGTGCGGATTGTCCAAGATGTTGTAAGTTCTAATTTGACTATGTCTCTAGCCGATATGAGATCTCAACACACCCTAGACATCTAAAGCATGTTATAAgactaattatttatttttttacataagAGAAACTACAGGGTCAGATTAATTTTTGGATAGCGGTGGATGGCCAAATATCATATCTAAGATAGGCTTTGATACCATCTTGCAGTTTTGATTGCGTCTAACTCTACCCTAAAAGCTAACTCATGAGGTGAAGATTCCCCGAACTGTCTTTGATCATATCTCTAGTTGATGTGGGTTCTCAACCGTTCTACTACCAATTAGTCGATTGTCAGATGGCAAAAACAAAGTCCAAACAGAGAATAGTATAGTTAACAAAGTTTTCAAAAAGTCTTGGTTCcaaataaacaataaaatacCGTCTCTTCCTCTgcatcagaatcttcaagtccaGCTGCTGCAAGAAGACCATGAGCATTTTCCTCAACATCATCATTCATCTGAGTTTGGGGCTCCTCTCTGTAGTTTACATCAGCATCTTCATCCTCCATTTCCTGTTCATCCATCATATCAGCTTCGGGTTCCTCTGTGTCATAGCGTGACTTTGAGTGCTTATCCTTCTTTCTCCTCTtcccaccttttcttttcttcttctcaccaGTCCCACCCTCTTCGTCATCTGACCTTTCCCTTCGTTTAGAATGTGTGCTGCTCTTCCATTGCTCCTACAAATGCAAAAGCTTAGAGTTTTGATAGTACActattttttattgtttgtgGGAAAAAACAAAGGACATGGGACAATATTCCATCTCAGCTACCATGAAGTCATTAAAACGTTCACAAAGAGGTCAACTTTTCATATACATCCATTTCAATAGCAACTTTGTAAGAAGAAATACATCTATAAGCATGACACTGTAAAAACATGTGAATGTACTTTTACTAAACAAGAGCAGAACTAAATAACCACAAGCCTTAAGtgaaccttcaaaaataaaaaatccataCAACAGTCGGCAAATTTAGTTTCCTGTATTCTTGTAACTAGTGTTCAACAACCTTCCGGATTccttattttttagaaaaaaaataatttcctttTCCACAATTAGGCACTTTTCATCTAAAGAAATATATTTAATGTGCACAAAAAAAGTGAAAAGTTCTTAACGAAGGTTAGTTGTCGAGCACACACCAAGGGCAAAGCCAAAACAGCATATTTAGCTCTAATGTAGCTTTCTTCTATTTGAAAGTTAAAAGATTGCCTAAAAGTTCTTACCTTAACACGCCTGAAATGTTCCTCTTGTTGTTGCACACGCTTTAGTTCATCCTCTTGCTTTCTCCTTTCCATCTATTTAAAATTGAGATTAAAGGAAAGTGAGTCATAAGAAAACAGTTACATCTCAACCAAGGAGCACTTAGTAGGCATTGAGCAATTACGAACAGCGCACCTGGAATTTTCTTTGCTCTTCAGCCTTTCGCCGGGCATCCTCAGCCAATGCAACTTGACGAGCAAGTTCCTGTCTCTGTCGTACTTGCTGCTCCTCACGCTCAGCTGCTTCAAGATGAACTTTTGCAGCGGAAAGTAAGTGGTTGCAATATCCAACATGAGTGTCAATTTTCTTCTCATCAAATCCATGAATATGTAGGTTGGAAGCAGCAGACAACTGACTAAATATACGAACAGCATTTTGCAGCTCTGCAACAGTTGCTCTCACCTAACATTGAGAAACCATATACCAGTTAGAAAGTAATGCATAAAACTAGATCCTGCTCGAGATCAGTCCTTCTCAAATCGATTTTTTACCACCAATTTTCACCGGTTCTGAGATTAGCTAGTTTAAAATGGACTCGACACCTAACTCAAACTGTCCAATGTGGTTCAATTTATTCATATATGGTGAAAATAGACATCTCCACAAATGATACTTCAATTGATAAGCATCTTTGATCAAATATCTCGATTAGTAAGAAATATtcaaagataaagaaaaaacCTCATCTGCAGTCCTCTTTTCCTTTTGTAAAGTTGATGCTGAAAACTTCTGCATTGCAACCCCTGCATCAAACCTTAATGTGTAGTTCGAGGGTGCCAAATGGATGGCTCTGAGCAGTGTTTTAATACAATCTTGCCACTGTTCAGCTTCATAATGGGTACGAGCTAAATATAGAAGTATTTGTGAATCTGTATTATAATAAAACTTCCGCAAGCAATTCTGATACTGCATTAGAAAGGTCATCAGCAAATAATTTCTGTTAGGAACTTAAAGGGCGTAAGGGATACCGGATACTCTAAGATACAAGTAAAAATAGGATAAGCTCACCATTTTGACAGCCAAAGCAAAATTCCCTTGAGCAAAATAAACATGCGCCAGATTTATCCAAACATCAGGCATCTGGACAAAAACACTACCACTGGCAGCTTCTTGAACCTACCAAAAGTTAATAAAATGAAAACTCCACTAGATGAAAGTTTATTCCCTGTATATTCCAAACATAAGCAGTTATGACAGAAACCTGTGTAAAGATATCCTTTGAAACATCAAAATGGCCTTTTTCTGCTAAAACTACCCCAGCACCATTGGCAGCATATAGATTAGCAGAATGCTGAATCAGAACCTACAAATGTTGGAAAATAAAATGGCCACATATCAATTCATATGATTCCATTGTTAGGACAGTGTTTAAATTATACAAGTAAAAAATAGGAAAAGTATAAAATATACAACATTTTAGGAAAAAGGCAATTAAAGCATAAGTGTTAAATGAAGATAATGAATAATTCCAGTGTGTACTGTACTGTGTGCTAATATATTATGTCTTGCTCAGGTAGATGAAAAACACATACCcacgaaaaacaaaaatatttttttttctttttaatttgattttggtCCAGCAAAATCTGTCCTTAAAATCACGCAGCTAGTTGGAGATATAGGAATGGTTTATTTCTCTaaacacccccccccccccaaaacaaATGTTAGAACCCTTtggcttaaacatagacgacgCACGAGCCTGCTTTACCTCTATGCTGAAAGttagttttaaatttaattacgaAGAATGGAGGCAGCAAAGGTTAAACTCCAGACTACTTGTTCAAAGAAGATCTTATATCAAGGACCAATTTCCCTAGGAGATTAAGTTGTTAGGTAGAGGCCTAATAATGGCTTTATATCTAACAGATTCTATTTCTATGCATACCAAATGGCTGAAATGCGACGATCAAAGAATTTCTATAGCCAAATCTATAGGACCCCGGACCAAAAATCTTATATGTAACCACATGCAAAAAATAGCTGATTCATTTTCATTAGACAGTAAGAAAGATAAACATACTCTTGTATAAAGTTCCTTGGCCTTTTCTAAATGAGTAGCTTCTAGCTTTGGATTTCTCTTTTCATTGCGAACTGCTGCAAAGTAGTTCCAGTTTCCCTATTCATTTTAGAACCAATGTATCAAACAAATTATCATAGTAAAACAAAGATGAGGACATAATTTCCATGAAACTACAGCTGAGATGAAGTAGAATAGCCACAGCCCACATGTACTTCCTATTGATATTCTAACAATTGCTGCAGGGACAGGATTAGAAGGATTTATAATACACAAATAATAGTGAAATGTGCACTGAAGAGTTGACATACCAGAGAAAGGGTAGCATATGAGTCCTTCCCATCAGCCGCATCACTAGCTGCCCGGAGAGTATCTTTTGCCTTCACCCAATCatcatttttcaactccaaTTCACCAAGCAAAGATAATGCATTTGGACACTTGTCATTCACTTTCAAGGCATCATTAACCTACAGAAAGGAGCatccaattttaaattttatgatttataAGTGAGAAAGGAAAGCAAGAGTTCATAAGGATAATATGTAACCAGTTCAATGCTTAACAGAATGTTGTTCCGAGCTTTTGCAATTGCAGCTAGCCTCAGATACGCATCAACATAGTCTGGGTACTGGagataaataaatgaataaataagCCAGTTATAAATCATATACTATGTACTAAACTAAAGACATCATGAGAGAGTTTAAGGGTCATGATAGAAGAACTTCATTATATGTTCACGCTTAAAATAAGGTAACTTTTTGAAGATTACAGTGGTAATAATAACAGAAATAGtctataataaaataattggaAAGTTAGAATATATCATAACTAAGACTGTGGAAGACAGACTTGGTTAACCTCCACACAAGTCTATCTGGTGCCTATTATTCTCAAACACAGACATACTGTTCAGAATTCCCAATTTCCTTGTATACTTTGATAGTTTGATGTCATTCCTTGTATAAATTTATATTAGATTGGGAAATTGTGGATACTTGCTGATAGTTGATTTATGCCAGAGTAATCAAAAGGATGAGATCTCATTTCTCAAGCAATTCACAAACCAATTCTCAAGTCATACCTTGAACAAGATTAGGCGATATAATATGCTTGCAGTTCCAGAATCATTTAACTGCTCAAGTAATCTAGCCAGGTTAAAGAGTACTGTGACTTTATCCCATGGTACTTCCACACGGTGACCATTGCTTTCAAGGTCATGAAATAATTGCATGTCCTTGAATTGTAGAGTAGAAGTAGCAGCATCAATGGAAGACTTATCTTCCTTGTTAATAAAAGAAAGCCAAATTCCATCACCTAGAGCCTCCTTAAAAGTTTGTAGCGCAAGCTGATAAATAGAAGAACAAATCAGAGATTAAATGTGGCAAGTGTGCTGGGGAAGGAACCATAACATGAGAAATGCTGCACTTAAAATAGCAGTACAGACCTCAAATTCTCCCCTTTCAAACTGAAGGACGCCAACATTGTTGAGTAATTCAATTGGTACTTCTTGACCTCCCTTCTTAAAGAGAGTGCGAGCCTGTAAACATTTGCAAAACGTGATTATGACAGATTCTGGAACTTAAATGAAGTGTTTTCTTAAATTTTGTAAGGATAATTTTTGCAAACCACAAAAGAACAGCTGATGGTAAGCTCTTAGCCCCTTACAGTTTTGAACGCATCCAATGCAGCTCCTGTGTCAGATTGAATTAACAATTCTCCCAGTTCAAGAAATGCCTGTAATGCAGAGGGGACGTGTTACATTTACAATCATACATATGATTTCATTTATAGCTTAAGCTTCCAATATAGTGGGTTCATGACATTCTCTTTTAGTAGTTTTCTTGTAGGGGATAGCTTATCCTCTTatctttgtatttttttttcttattttttattaaaaaaaatagatgcAAGAAGTTTGGAAGAAAATTGTGAATGGCTAATTGTTCCTATGGAGTGGCTAATTGTTTATCAAGGGTATTTTTGTGCATTGAGGATGGGCATCTGAATAAATTTTGGATGCTCCTTATAATATTTTGAACCTTTTATGTTCCTAAAGATTAAATGTTTCTTTTTAGCTGTTCTAGAGATTTACTATcccaaatattaaatataaattgtaaatccaacaaaaaaaatatatctacTCTCCTatttataaaga contains:
- the LOC130721962 gene encoding growth-regulating factor 5-like — encoded protein: MNGRNRFPFTPSQWQELEHQALIYKYMASGNSIPPDLLFTIRRSYLDSPLPSRLMPNQSQHFGWNYLQMGLGRKIDPEPGRCRRTDGKKWRCSKDAYPDSKYCERHMHRGKNRSRKPVEVLKTSTTTNATPVAFSSITRNSPALTPTNNSLSPLSSSCVSSETNHHQSQHSGFYGSHLQHSFLYDHPSSRPSGIGFSFEDNNSSASLFQDTGSYSQTNDNCRYVYGQKEEVDEHAFFTEPSGVMKSFSASSMDDPWQLTPLTMSSSSSSSTSKQRSCSGLSSDYSYLQLQSLSEHSKQQQQDQGCYLLGGEIMKMGKEEPQRTVHRFFDELPHKSREGSWLDLDDKSSTTQLSISIPTFNSRTHHDGT
- the LOC130721961 gene encoding protein CTR9 homolog, with translation MASVYIPVQNSEEEVRVALDHLPRDASDILDILKAEQAPLDLWLIIAREYFKQGKVDQFRQILEEGSSPEIDDYYADVRYERIAILNALGAYYSYLGKIETKQREKEEHFILATQYYNKASRIDMHEPSTWVGKGQLLLAKGEIEQASAAFKIVLEGDRDNVPALLGQACVEFNRGRYSDSLELYKRALLVYPSCPAAVRLGIGLCRYKLGQFEKARQAFERVLQLDPEYVEALVALAIMDLRTNEADGIRKGMVKMQRAFDIYPYCAMALNYLANHFFFTGQHFLVEQLTETALAVTNHGPTKSHSYYNLARSYHSKGDYEKAGVYYMASVKEINKPHEFVFPYYGLGQVQIKLGDFKSALANFEKVLEVYPDNCETLKALGHIYVQLGQTDKGQDFIRKATKIDPRDAQAFLELGELLIQSDTGAALDAFKTARTLFKKGGQEVPIELLNNVGVLQFERGEFELALQTFKEALGDGIWLSFINKEDKSSIDAATSTLQFKDMQLFHDLESNGHRVEVPWDKVTVLFNLARLLEQLNDSGTASILYRLILFKYPDYVDAYLRLAAIAKARNNILLSIELVNDALKVNDKCPNALSLLGELELKNDDWVKAKDTLRAASDAADGKDSYATLSLGNWNYFAAVRNEKRNPKLEATHLEKAKELYTRVLIQHSANLYAANGAGVVLAEKGHFDVSKDIFTQVQEAASGSVFVQMPDVWINLAHVYFAQGNFALAVKMYQNCLRKFYYNTDSQILLYLARTHYEAEQWQDCIKTLLRAIHLAPSNYTLRFDAGVAMQKFSASTLQKEKRTADEVRATVAELQNAVRIFSQLSAASNLHIHGFDEKKIDTHVGYCNHLLSAAKVHLEAAEREEQQVRQRQELARQVALAEDARRKAEEQRKFQMERRKQEDELKRVQQQEEHFRRVKEQWKSSTHSKRRERSDDEEGGTGEKKKRKGGKRRKKDKHSKSRYDTEEPEADMMDEQEMEDEDADVNYREEPQTQMNDDVEENAHGLLAAAGLEDSDAEEETAAPSSNIARRRQALSESDDDEPLQRQSSPVRENSVDMQLSDGEIRDEDKTNGDDASD